In Puntigrus tetrazona isolate hp1 chromosome 18, ASM1883169v1, whole genome shotgun sequence, one genomic interval encodes:
- the cbfb gene encoding core-binding factor subunit beta isoform X7, whose protein sequence is MPRVVPDQRSKFENEEFFRKLSRECEIKYTGFRDRPHEERQARFQNACRDGRSEIAFVATGTNLSLQFFPANLHGDQRQAPTREYVDFERETGKVYLKAPMILNGVCVIWRGWIDLQRLDGMGCLEYDEERAQHEDALAQAAFEEARRRTRDFEDRDRSHREDMEDPVASKIWD, encoded by the exons ATGCCTCGGGTGGTCCCGGATCAGAGGAGCAAGTTCGAGAACGAGGAGTTCTTCAGGAAACTCAGTCGCGAGTGCGAG ATAAAATACACCGGTTTCCGCGACCGGCCGCACGAGGAGAGGCAGGCGCGCTTCCAGAACGCGTGTCGTGACGGCCGCTCGGAGATA GCTTTTGTGGCGACCGGCACCAACCTCTCGCTGCAGTTCTTCCCAGCCAACCTTCATGGGGATCAACGGCAGGCGCCCACCCGAGAATATGTGGACTTCGAGCGGGAGACGGGAAAG GTTTATCTAAAGGCCCCTATGATCCTGAATGGAGTGTGTGTGATCTGGAGAGGCTGGATTGATCTTCAGCGTCTGGATGGGATGGGTTGTCTGGAATATGATGAGGAGAGGGCACAG CATGAGGATGCTCTAGCCCAAGCAGCCTTTGAGGAAGCCCGTAGAAGAACCCGTGATTTTGAGGACAGGGATCGCTCGCACCGTGAGGACATGGAG
- the cbfb gene encoding core-binding factor subunit beta isoform X6: MPRVVPDQRSKFENEEFFRKLSRECEIKYTGFRDRPHEERQARFQNACRDGRSEIAFVATGTNLSLQFFPANLHGDQRQAPTREYVDFERETGKVYLKAPMILNGVCVIWRGWIDLQRLDGMGCLEYDEERAQHEDALAQAAFEEARRRTRDFEDRDRSHREDMEATAGPQPWLQHGQH, translated from the exons ATGCCTCGGGTGGTCCCGGATCAGAGGAGCAAGTTCGAGAACGAGGAGTTCTTCAGGAAACTCAGTCGCGAGTGCGAG ATAAAATACACCGGTTTCCGCGACCGGCCGCACGAGGAGAGGCAGGCGCGCTTCCAGAACGCGTGTCGTGACGGCCGCTCGGAGATA GCTTTTGTGGCGACCGGCACCAACCTCTCGCTGCAGTTCTTCCCAGCCAACCTTCATGGGGATCAACGGCAGGCGCCCACCCGAGAATATGTGGACTTCGAGCGGGAGACGGGAAAG GTTTATCTAAAGGCCCCTATGATCCTGAATGGAGTGTGTGTGATCTGGAGAGGCTGGATTGATCTTCAGCGTCTGGATGGGATGGGTTGTCTGGAATATGATGAGGAGAGGGCACAG CATGAGGATGCTCTAGCCCAAGCAGCCTTTGAGGAAGCCCGTAGAAGAACCCGTGATTTTGAGGACAGGGATCGCTCGCACCGTGAGGACATGGAG